From a region of the Deinococcus terrestris genome:
- a CDS encoding DUF721 domain-containing protein codes for MGATLGTARIAKGVQKARAILAWPQAVGPEIARLTRPRSQQGGTLFVEVRDSTTAHHLTLQRHHFLRRLNEVLGEERVTEIRFSVGSVPRPPDVPRQAPLPAPDRERARALVQDVQGDLKGVALKAAEAITRARKWREEQGWRPCPVCGEASREQPCRACELTLEDPNVRRAARTLTRHPERLAALPSLLGNSGADAARFLALASLREALELLALECVRGGGEAGYRDFLAEQAELFVALTHRAPRRPLTRADRATLPERVRTVLEAGR; via the coding sequence ATGGGCGCCACGCTGGGCACCGCCCGCATCGCCAAGGGGGTGCAAAAGGCGCGGGCGATCCTGGCCTGGCCGCAGGCGGTGGGGCCGGAGATTGCCCGGCTCACGCGGCCCCGGTCGCAGCAGGGGGGCACCCTCTTCGTGGAGGTGCGCGACTCGACGACCGCGCACCACCTCACGTTGCAGCGCCACCACTTCCTGCGGCGGCTGAACGAGGTGCTGGGCGAGGAGCGGGTCACGGAAATCCGCTTCAGCGTCGGGAGTGTGCCCCGGCCACCGGACGTGCCCAGGCAAGCGCCCCTCCCCGCCCCCGACCGCGAGCGGGCGCGGGCGCTCGTGCAGGACGTGCAGGGGGACCTGAAAGGCGTGGCGCTGAAGGCGGCCGAGGCGATCACGCGGGCGCGGAAGTGGCGTGAGGAACAGGGCTGGCGTCCCTGCCCGGTGTGTGGGGAGGCCAGCCGCGAGCAACCCTGCCGGGCGTGCGAGCTGACCCTGGAGGACCCCAACGTGCGCCGGGCGGCCCGCACCCTGACCCGTCACCCCGAGCGGCTGGCCGCGCTCCCGTCCCTGCTGGGCAACAGCGGCGCGGACGCGGCCCGGTTCCTGGCCCTGGCCTCGCTGCGGGAGGCACTGGAGCTGCTGGCGCTGGAATGCGTGCGCGGCGGCGGGGAAGCCGGATACCGCGACTTCCTGGCCGAGCAGGCTGAACTGTTCGTGGCCCTGACGCACCGTGCCCCGCGCCGACCGCTGACCCGCGCCGACCGCGCCACGTTGCCCGAACGGGTGCGAACGGTGCTGGAAGCAGGGCGGTAA
- a CDS encoding ABC transporter substrate-binding protein has protein sequence MRKDSRTAPLFLALSLGLLSACGGGQRPQPNTTDFVFPAAWTVSSPAEVKRGGTLRNSAPGPSLTLNPFRNAQANSAVSQLSDAGLLKQDPVTEEFVPYMAQAYTVSADGLTWEFTLRPDLKWSDGQPITPKDFVTTARIHQDQAVGSNSYDTLRGVTVSQTGDRTVRIVFQERQATTALTTAFTPWPDHIFGAAYTSGGAAAIRALWPVAANPASIVVSGPFKLASLATDGAAVLERNPFYGEWAVDSAGQPLPYLDRVELVPVSSTDAQLSAFLAGRIDLFSPAPTQLAALRGAANVVLRENYSGQASSSWIVWNWNRASDPEKQRLFRSSAFRQAMSHLTDRERMVREVLGGAGEAVYTNVYPVFAEWISPTAPRFNFNVAEARRLLAGLGYDRANADGYLINSAGRVLEFDLITNAGNTARENYARIFAEGARQAGVKVNAQAIDFNVIASRLASTGDDRPFDAILLGLSGGSNIWPFGVNVVPCNGNLHAYNRSGGCLTDWEREADRLFQEGNAEPDRTRRLALGRQLQDLEAQHQPFVYLVAPKASVAWRSRVRGEYPAAIADADVGTRELVLTWVQD, from the coding sequence ATGAGGAAGGATTCGCGCACCGCTCCCCTGTTCCTTGCCCTCTCGCTCGGTCTGCTCAGCGCCTGCGGGGGCGGCCAGAGGCCCCAGCCGAATACGACGGACTTCGTGTTTCCGGCGGCCTGGACGGTCTCCTCTCCCGCCGAGGTCAAGCGGGGCGGCACCCTGCGGAACAGCGCGCCGGGGCCTTCGCTGACGCTCAATCCGTTCCGGAATGCTCAGGCGAACAGCGCGGTGTCCCAACTGTCGGACGCCGGGCTGCTCAAGCAGGACCCCGTGACCGAAGAGTTCGTCCCCTACATGGCGCAGGCCTATACCGTCTCGGCCGACGGCCTGACCTGGGAGTTCACGCTGCGGCCCGACCTGAAGTGGAGCGACGGCCAGCCCATCACGCCCAAGGATTTCGTGACGACGGCCCGGATTCACCAGGATCAGGCGGTCGGCTCGAACTCCTACGACACCCTGCGGGGGGTCACGGTCAGCCAGACGGGGGACCGCACCGTGCGCATCGTCTTTCAGGAGCGGCAGGCCACCACCGCCTTGACCACGGCGTTCACCCCCTGGCCCGACCATATCTTCGGCGCGGCCTACACGTCGGGAGGCGCGGCGGCCATCCGTGCCCTGTGGCCCGTGGCGGCGAATCCAGCCAGCATCGTGGTGTCCGGTCCCTTCAAGCTGGCCTCGCTGGCCACGGATGGGGCCGCCGTGCTGGAGCGCAACCCCTTCTACGGCGAGTGGGCCGTGGACAGTGCCGGGCAGCCGCTGCCGTACCTGGACCGGGTGGAACTCGTACCCGTCTCCAGCACGGACGCGCAACTCAGCGCGTTCCTGGCGGGCCGAATCGACCTCTTCTCCCCTGCCCCCACGCAGCTCGCGGCCCTGCGCGGCGCGGCGAACGTCGTGCTGCGCGAGAATTACAGCGGGCAGGCTTCCAGCAGTTGGATCGTCTGGAACTGGAACCGGGCGTCCGACCCCGAAAAGCAGCGCCTGTTCCGCTCCAGTGCCTTCCGGCAGGCGATGAGCCACCTCACCGACCGCGAGCGGATGGTCCGCGAGGTGCTGGGGGGCGCGGGCGAGGCGGTGTACACCAACGTCTACCCGGTCTTCGCCGAGTGGATCTCGCCCACGGCGCCCCGGTTTAACTTCAATGTCGCCGAGGCCCGCCGCCTGCTCGCGGGACTGGGGTACGACCGCGCCAATGCCGACGGCTACCTGATCAACAGCGCCGGGCGGGTGCTGGAGTTCGATCTGATCACCAATGCGGGGAATACAGCCCGCGAGAACTACGCCCGGATCTTTGCGGAGGGAGCGCGGCAGGCGGGCGTGAAGGTCAATGCCCAGGCGATTGACTTCAACGTGATTGCCAGCCGCCTGGCCTCAACCGGCGACGACCGGCCCTTCGACGCCATCCTGCTGGGGCTGAGCGGGGGGAGCAACATCTGGCCCTTCGGGGTCAACGTCGTTCCGTGCAATGGCAACCTGCACGCCTACAACCGCTCGGGCGGCTGCCTGACCGACTGGGAACGCGAGGCGGATCGCCTGTTCCAGGAGGGCAACGCCGAACCCGACCGCACGCGGCGCCTCGCCCTCGGGCGGCAGCTTCAGGACCTCGAGGCGCAGCATCAGCCGTTCGTATACCTGGTGGCCCCCAAAGCCAGCGTCGCCTGGCGCAGCCGCGTGCGTGGCGAGTACCCGGCAGCCATTGCCGACGCCGACGTGGGCACCCGCGAGCTGGTGCTGACCTGGGTGCAGGACTGA
- a CDS encoding beta strand repeat-containing protein, whose translation MKTHTRPTPLSAALLLTLLLAACGGPTRPAGTPVTSLADSGPGSLREVLAAAGDGDTLRFTAGGTVTLSSPVTIDKDVTILAGEVTLDAAGRGRVLEVAPGTEVTMRGGTLRGGVGQPVEIPVTTSQALSRATWGGNLLNGGTLTLDGTTVTGGRAMNGGGIYNAPGATLTLRNVTMTANEAFIPNPDIASESTGSGGAIANRGTLTIESGTFQGNVAFYTGGVLRHTDGTLTVQGGLFENNSCTFAEVADGSRGCAGGAMLLSAGTVIGGGTFRGNSATNAGGALFVSRSAVTISGGTFEGNRATGAVNSSGGAIYSTGNLTLSAGTFRGNAALYGGALRSSGSSTLTMTGGSFTGNAAGATGGAVNFYGTGRISGGVIENNAAQSGGGGLQLYSGAGQKTSLTIEGGAVVRGNTAQYGGGIGVGSAEAGGTTLEVRGGTLSGNSAQRGGGLDIGHSAILNLSGGTISGNQATVTGGGIVIGGAVTMTGGTISGNSTVSQEGHEGGGGVRLYAGAKMTASGGTISGNKARWGAGVVIDGPYQTSPTAEFLLTGADVSGNQLTDPSNVGGGFFNGGRLTVTSGRVTGNAATRNGGGVFNRKDAAYIQTGGTVSGNTPDNVFNE comes from the coding sequence ATGAAGACGCACACCCGTCCCACTCCCCTGTCCGCCGCCCTCCTGCTGACGCTGCTGCTCGCGGCGTGCGGAGGGCCGACCCGCCCGGCCGGAACCCCGGTCACCAGCCTCGCTGACAGCGGCCCCGGCAGCCTGCGCGAGGTGCTGGCCGCCGCCGGGGACGGCGATACCCTGCGCTTCACGGCGGGCGGAACGGTGACCCTTTCCAGCCCCGTGACCATCGACAAGGACGTGACGATTCTGGCCGGGGAGGTGACCCTGGACGCGGCCGGAAGGGGCCGGGTGCTGGAGGTGGCTCCCGGCACCGAGGTGACGATGCGGGGCGGAACGCTGCGGGGTGGGGTTGGGCAACCCGTCGAGATTCCGGTCACGACCAGTCAGGCCCTCTCCCGGGCCACCTGGGGCGGCAACCTGCTGAACGGAGGCACGCTGACGCTGGACGGGACCACGGTCACCGGCGGCCGGGCCATGAATGGCGGCGGGATCTACAACGCGCCGGGCGCCACCCTGACCCTCCGGAACGTCACCATGACCGCGAACGAGGCGTTTATTCCCAATCCGGACATCGCCAGCGAGAGCACTGGTTCGGGCGGGGCCATCGCCAACCGGGGCACGCTGACCATCGAGAGCGGAACCTTTCAGGGCAACGTGGCCTTCTACACGGGCGGGGTCCTGCGGCATACGGACGGCACCCTGACGGTGCAGGGGGGCCTCTTTGAGAACAACTCCTGCACCTTCGCGGAAGTGGCAGACGGCAGCCGGGGTTGTGCGGGCGGAGCGATGCTGCTGTCGGCGGGGACAGTCATCGGGGGCGGGACGTTCCGGGGCAACAGTGCCACCAACGCGGGCGGCGCCCTGTTCGTTTCCAGGTCTGCTGTCACGATCAGTGGAGGCACCTTTGAGGGCAACCGCGCGACCGGGGCCGTCAACAGCAGCGGTGGGGCCATCTACAGCACCGGGAATCTGACGCTCAGCGCCGGGACATTCAGGGGAAACGCCGCGCTCTATGGCGGAGCACTGCGCAGTTCCGGCAGCAGCACGCTGACGATGACTGGCGGCAGCTTCACCGGAAACGCGGCCGGAGCCACTGGCGGCGCTGTCAACTTCTACGGGACCGGCCGCATTTCCGGTGGCGTGATCGAGAACAACGCGGCACAGAGCGGCGGCGGTGGCCTCCAACTCTACTCGGGAGCGGGCCAGAAGACCTCGCTGACCATCGAGGGCGGGGCTGTGGTTCGTGGCAACACCGCGCAGTACGGCGGCGGAATCGGAGTCGGCAGCGCCGAGGCAGGCGGCACCACCCTGGAGGTCAGGGGCGGAACCCTCAGCGGGAACTCTGCTCAGCGCGGAGGGGGGCTGGACATTGGCCACTCCGCCATCCTGAATCTCTCGGGCGGCACCATCAGCGGCAATCAGGCCACCGTGACGGGCGGCGGCATCGTCATTGGCGGCGCGGTGACCATGACGGGCGGGACCATCAGCGGCAACTCCACGGTCAGTCAGGAGGGGCACGAGGGCGGCGGAGGGGTGCGTCTGTACGCCGGGGCGAAGATGACCGCCAGCGGCGGCACCATCAGCGGCAACAAGGCCCGCTGGGGCGCCGGAGTCGTGATTGACGGCCCTTACCAGACCTCCCCCACCGCCGAGTTCCTCCTGACTGGCGCGGACGTCAGCGGCAACCAGCTGACCGATCCCAGCAACGTGGGCGGGGGCTTTTTCAACGGCGGCAGGCTGACTGTGACCTCCGGCCGCGTGACCGGGAATGCGGCCACCCGCAACGGCGGCGGCGTGTTCAACCGCAAAGACGCTGCCTATATCCAGACGGGCGGCACCGTCAGCGGCAATACACCCGACAACGTCTTCAACGAATAA
- a CDS encoding DUF4397 domain-containing protein, which yields MRTPLSKALLLAALLAPAVAPAQAARVYFLNDHAQSGLVDVYVNGRLLFDNMFPAFPTMFGHDLAPGKHTFVVTASNVPPGPANLLETELDIAQWGEYTLKLSGGTDLNFPALALALSRR from the coding sequence ATGCGCACCCCCCTCTCCAAGGCCCTGCTGCTCGCTGCCCTCCTCGCCCCGGCCGTTGCCCCGGCCCAGGCCGCCCGCGTCTATTTCCTGAACGACCACGCGCAGAGCGGCCTGGTCGACGTGTATGTCAACGGCAGGCTGCTGTTCGACAACATGTTCCCGGCCTTCCCCACGATGTTCGGGCATGACCTCGCGCCTGGCAAGCACACCTTCGTGGTGACGGCCTCCAACGTGCCGCCCGGCCCGGCCAACCTGCTGGAGACGGAGCTGGATATCGCGCAGTGGGGAGAGTACACCCTGAAGTTGTCGGGAGGCACGGACCTGAACTTCCCGGCCCTGGCCCTCGCGCTGAGCCGGCGGTAG
- a CDS encoding class I SAM-dependent methyltransferase, whose product MTRKPKSKVRLSRPARPPAELPPQAEAGSYFDVRPATLPPRLDGLRALTKPGVRGFPGVDDAQALLAQTMRKDRVRGDVLDLTAMGGLLGSLPGVTLRAVEGSAPALAALREAGVDSHPAVPGDDLRERWPERPRTVALVLAGDRGNAYALAQVAWAHACTPLGGTLYLAGDRDKGYDRYVRAAGNAFGTGETIARDGGMRVARMVRRPGPTPAYPDLEGYELDGLRVVGLPGVFSAAKPDKATALLLNALDDMGLTGRRVLDLGCGTGLIGAWAARRGAAVTLADGDLQSVRSAEATLAANGLPGEVLHSDVDAGLGERTFDLVLTNPPFHVGRGVVLDVAREFIAAAGRRLTPGGTLFLVANEPLPYEAAMGTLGPVRELRREGGFKVLAVTQAG is encoded by the coding sequence GTGACCCGCAAGCCCAAGTCCAAAGTCCGCCTCTCCCGCCCGGCCCGCCCCCCTGCCGAACTCCCCCCGCAGGCCGAGGCCGGGAGCTATTTCGACGTGCGCCCGGCTACCCTGCCGCCCCGGCTCGATGGCCTCCGCGCCCTGACCAAACCTGGCGTGCGCGGCTTTCCGGGGGTGGACGACGCGCAGGCGCTGCTCGCGCAGACGATGCGCAAGGACCGGGTGCGCGGCGACGTGCTGGACCTCACGGCGATGGGCGGGCTGCTGGGGTCGCTGCCCGGCGTGACCCTGCGGGCGGTGGAGGGGTCGGCCCCGGCGCTCGCGGCGCTGCGGGAAGCCGGGGTGGATTCCCACCCCGCCGTCCCCGGTGACGACCTGCGGGAGCGCTGGCCCGAGCGCCCCCGCACCGTGGCCCTGGTGCTGGCCGGGGACCGGGGCAACGCCTACGCGCTCGCGCAGGTGGCCTGGGCGCACGCCTGCACGCCCCTCGGCGGCACCCTCTACCTCGCCGGGGACCGCGACAAGGGTTACGACCGCTACGTGCGGGCGGCCGGAAATGCGTTTGGCACGGGTGAAACCATCGCCCGCGACGGCGGCATGCGGGTGGCCCGGATGGTGCGCCGCCCCGGCCCCACGCCCGCCTATCCCGACCTTGAGGGCTACGAGCTGGACGGCCTGCGCGTCGTCGGCCTGCCAGGCGTCTTCAGCGCCGCGAAGCCCGACAAGGCCACGGCCCTGCTGCTGAACGCGCTGGACGACATGGGCTTGACAGGGCGGCGTGTGCTGGACCTGGGCTGCGGGACTGGCCTGATTGGGGCGTGGGCGGCGCGGCGCGGCGCGGCCGTGACCCTGGCCGACGGCGACCTCCAGAGCGTGCGGAGTGCCGAAGCGACCCTGGCCGCCAACGGACTGCCGGGCGAGGTGCTGCACAGCGACGTGGACGCAGGGCTGGGCGAGCGCACCTTCGATCTGGTTCTCACCAACCCGCCCTTTCACGTCGGGCGCGGGGTGGTGCTGGACGTGGCCCGCGAGTTCATCGCGGCGGCGGGGCGGCGCCTCACTCCCGGCGGGACCCTCTTCCTCGTTGCCAATGAGCCCCTGCCCTACGAGGCGGCGATGGGCACCCTCGGCCCGGTGCGCGAGCTGCGGCGCGAGGGGGGCTTCAAGGTGCTGGCGGTAACGCAGGCGGGCTGA
- a CDS encoding ribonuclease HII, protein MPSVTPDWSFEREHWRRGYFRVAGVDEAGRGAWAGPVTVAAVILPGSAQEYPFRDSKQLSATQREAFAAEVRRVAVAWAVEHAWPDEIERLNILGATHAAAARALARLNPAPQALVTDYLRLRTPLPLLAPPKADALSYSVAAASLLAKTERDRVMTELDREHPGYGFAAHKGYGAPAHRAALERLGVSPVHRRGYAPIARLLQAGLFND, encoded by the coding sequence ATGCCCTCCGTCACCCCCGACTGGTCTTTCGAGCGCGAGCACTGGCGGCGCGGCTACTTCCGGGTGGCCGGGGTGGACGAGGCGGGCCGGGGCGCGTGGGCCGGGCCGGTCACGGTGGCGGCGGTGATCCTGCCCGGCTCGGCGCAGGAGTATCCCTTCCGGGACTCCAAGCAGCTCTCGGCAACCCAGCGGGAGGCGTTCGCGGCAGAGGTCCGGCGGGTGGCCGTGGCCTGGGCGGTCGAGCACGCCTGGCCCGACGAGATCGAGCGGCTGAACATCCTGGGGGCCACCCACGCGGCGGCGGCGCGGGCACTCGCGCGGCTGAACCCCGCGCCGCAGGCCCTGGTGACCGACTACCTGCGCCTGCGCACGCCCCTCCCGCTGCTGGCCCCCCCGAAGGCCGACGCCCTGAGCTACTCGGTCGCCGCCGCCAGCCTGCTTGCCAAGACCGAGCGCGACCGGGTGATGACCGAACTCGACCGCGAGCATCCCGGCTACGGCTTCGCGGCCCACAAGGGCTACGGCGCCCCCGCCCACCGCGCGGCGCTGGAACGGCTGGGGGTCAGCCCGGTGCATCGGCGGGGATACGCGCCCATTGCCCGGCTGCTTCAGGCGGGCCTCTTCAACGACTGA
- a CDS encoding GNAT family N-acetyltransferase — translation MTPSFRTPRALGFRTDLALRVQAGAQVEDRDEYTVIRTPDNLTFWWGNFLLLHAPPAPGSLELWLARFREAHPGASHVTFGLDITDGEAGAAGEFEAAGFRLTRDTVLTTPATTAPDRPLLAGVALRPLETDADWDAALELRVAVNAADPDPLEAEGYRLFSAGRLAGLRRAQEAGHGACLGAFADGRMAAGLGVYDAGGGVIRYQNVETHPAQRSRGLAGHLVHFAGEWARHHLRAQTLVIVADPEYHAQRLYERVGFRPSELQTGLERPPAGG, via the coding sequence ATGACCCCCTCCTTCCGCACGCCCCGCGCTCTGGGCTTCCGCACCGACCTCGCCCTGCGGGTGCAGGCCGGGGCACAGGTCGAGGACCGGGACGAGTACACGGTCATTCGTACGCCGGACAACCTGACCTTCTGGTGGGGCAACTTCCTGCTGCTGCACGCGCCGCCCGCGCCCGGCAGCCTGGAGCTGTGGCTGGCCCGCTTCCGGGAGGCGCACCCTGGCGCCAGTCACGTGACTTTCGGGCTGGACATCACCGATGGGGAGGCCGGGGCCGCCGGGGAGTTCGAGGCCGCCGGGTTTCGCCTGACCCGCGACACGGTGCTCACCACCCCGGCCACGACCGCGCCGGACCGCCCCCTGCTCGCGGGCGTGGCCCTGCGCCCCCTGGAGACGGACGCCGACTGGGACGCCGCGCTGGAGCTGCGCGTTGCCGTGAACGCCGCCGACCCGGACCCGCTGGAGGCGGAGGGCTACCGCCTCTTTTCCGCCGGGCGCCTCGCGGGCCTGCGCCGGGCGCAGGAGGCCGGGCACGGCGCCTGCCTGGGCGCATTCGCGGACGGCCGGATGGCAGCAGGCCTGGGCGTGTACGACGCGGGTGGAGGGGTCATCCGGTACCAGAATGTGGAAACCCACCCGGCGCAGCGGTCGCGCGGCCTGGCAGGTCACCTCGTGCACTTCGCGGGCGAGTGGGCGCGGCACCATCTCCGGGCGCAGACCCTGGTGATCGTCGCTGACCCTGAGTACCACGCCCAGCGGCTCTACGAACGCGTGGGCTTTCGCCCCAGCGAGCTTCAGACCGGACTGGAACGGCCCCCAGCGGGGGGTTAG